In Myxococcus stipitatus, the following are encoded in one genomic region:
- a CDS encoding diacylglycerol kinase family protein, whose amino-acid sequence MTVPARPPPHFPARRGSGLVASFGHAWAGLIHTVVHQRNMRVHLISAVLVGLVGSGIPLGLAEKVTLIFCVLLIFFAEILNSALEHLVDLAVQQFDEKARLTKDAAAAGVLVLALGTVVIFAAILVHNWETVRTSTTAIARQVILGLPLAACVLVLVLPQPRPLWVDLCAFLGGMLLMAALAMHSASLVFSALTAGLLFIAASAAYSRRREARSSGPAPGDSSVNPGPGNKKTG is encoded by the coding sequence ATGACCGTACCTGCCCGGCCACCTCCACACTTTCCCGCCCGTCGCGGCTCGGGGCTCGTCGCCTCGTTCGGCCACGCCTGGGCGGGCCTCATCCACACCGTCGTCCACCAGCGCAACATGCGCGTGCACCTCATCTCCGCCGTCCTGGTGGGGCTGGTGGGCAGCGGCATCCCCCTGGGACTCGCCGAGAAGGTGACGCTCATCTTCTGCGTCCTGCTCATCTTCTTCGCGGAGATTCTCAACAGCGCGCTGGAGCACCTGGTCGACCTGGCCGTCCAACAGTTCGACGAGAAGGCCCGCCTCACCAAGGACGCCGCCGCCGCGGGAGTGCTCGTGCTCGCCCTGGGCACGGTGGTCATCTTCGCCGCCATCCTCGTCCACAACTGGGAAACGGTGCGCACCAGCACCACGGCCATCGCCCGGCAGGTCATCCTGGGGCTTCCCCTGGCGGCTTGCGTGCTCGTGCTCGTGCTGCCCCAGCCCAGGCCCCTCTGGGTGGACCTGTGCGCCTTCCTGGGAGGAATGCTGCTGATGGCGGCGCTCGCCATGCACTCGGCCAGTCTGGTCTTCAGCGCGCTGACCGCGGGGCTGCTCTTCATCGCGGCCTCCGCGGCCTACTCGCGACGGCGCGAAGCGCGCTCCTCAGGCCCGGCGCCGGGTGACTCCAGCGTCAATCCCGGTCCCGGAAACAAAAAAACCGGCTGA
- a CDS encoding NAD(P)/FAD-dependent oxidoreductase yields MAYRVNNIGLWLDEPEELLGQRAAEKLGVTRSDLASVRVVRSVLDARKKGSPRYIYTLEVELAAGRKPKQLPPDVGEAPPPLEPLTPVKPPEKWPIIVGTGPAGLFCALGLLERGVRSILLERGREVVSRRKDVAKLMRDGTLDPESNMNFGEGGAGAYTDGKLSTRINHPMVRKVIEAFARYGAPDHILIEGKPHIGSDLLPGAVARLREELIAGGCQVHFEQRVDDLLYRDGHIAGVKLADGRTLESDRVILAPGNSARELYERFAADGRVLVEAKPFALGFRAEHPQTLINSIQYGSAAKNPKLPPADYKLAENLDVDGEVRGVYSFCMCPGGIVVPTPTEDGLQCTNGMSNSRRNARYANSGIVVSVSVADFEREGFHGPLAGLLFQRHWEQKAYELGGGRFFAPAQTIPDYLAGRLTKDPGGTSYRPGLAHVDLNRLFPARLTTSIKQALRTFDRKMRGFISDEGKLIGIESRTSSPVRITRGEDLQSVSMRGLYPAGEGCGYAGGIVSSAIDGLRVAEQIATELA; encoded by the coding sequence ATGGCGTATCGGGTGAACAACATCGGGCTGTGGCTGGACGAGCCGGAGGAGCTGCTCGGTCAGCGGGCCGCGGAGAAGCTGGGTGTCACCCGGTCCGACCTGGCCTCGGTGCGGGTGGTGCGTTCGGTTCTGGACGCTCGGAAGAAGGGCAGCCCGCGGTACATCTACACGTTGGAGGTGGAGCTGGCCGCTGGCAGGAAGCCGAAGCAGCTGCCCCCCGACGTGGGCGAGGCGCCGCCTCCGCTGGAACCGCTCACGCCGGTGAAGCCGCCGGAGAAGTGGCCCATCATCGTCGGCACCGGGCCCGCGGGATTGTTCTGCGCGCTGGGGCTCCTGGAGCGCGGCGTGCGCAGCATCCTCCTGGAGCGTGGCCGCGAGGTGGTGTCCCGGCGCAAGGACGTCGCGAAGCTGATGCGCGACGGCACGCTGGACCCGGAGAGCAACATGAACTTCGGGGAGGGCGGCGCCGGGGCCTATACGGACGGCAAGCTGTCCACGCGCATCAACCACCCCATGGTGCGCAAGGTCATCGAGGCCTTCGCCCGTTACGGCGCGCCGGACCACATCCTCATCGAGGGCAAGCCGCACATCGGCTCGGACCTGCTGCCGGGCGCGGTGGCCCGCCTGCGTGAAGAGCTCATCGCCGGCGGCTGCCAGGTGCACTTCGAGCAGCGCGTGGATGACCTGCTCTACCGCGACGGACACATCGCGGGCGTGAAGCTGGCGGATGGACGCACGCTGGAGAGCGACCGCGTCATCCTCGCGCCCGGCAACTCCGCGCGCGAGCTGTACGAGCGCTTCGCCGCCGACGGCCGCGTCCTCGTGGAGGCCAAGCCCTTCGCGCTCGGCTTCCGCGCCGAGCACCCGCAGACGCTCATCAACAGCATCCAATACGGCAGCGCGGCGAAGAATCCCAAGCTGCCGCCCGCCGACTACAAGCTGGCGGAGAACCTGGACGTCGACGGCGAGGTGCGCGGCGTCTACTCGTTCTGCATGTGCCCCGGCGGCATCGTGGTGCCCACGCCCACCGAGGACGGCCTGCAGTGCACCAACGGCATGAGCAACTCGCGCCGCAACGCGCGCTACGCCAACTCCGGCATCGTCGTCTCCGTCTCCGTCGCGGACTTCGAGCGGGAGGGCTTCCACGGGCCGCTGGCGGGACTGCTGTTCCAGCGCCACTGGGAGCAGAAGGCCTATGAGCTGGGCGGGGGCCGCTTCTTCGCGCCGGCGCAGACCATTCCCGACTATCTGGCCGGCCGACTGACGAAGGACCCGGGTGGCACCAGCTACCGGCCGGGTCTGGCGCACGTGGACCTCAACCGGCTCTTCCCCGCGCGGCTCACCACGTCCATCAAGCAGGCGCTGCGCACGTTCGACCGGAAGATGCGCGGCTTCATCAGCGACGAGGGCAAGCTGATTGGCATCGAGAGCCGCACCTCGTCTCCCGTGCGCATCACCCGGGGCGAGGATCTGCAATCGGTGTCCATGCGGGGCCTGTACCCGGCGGGCGAGGGGTGCGGCTACGCGGGTGGCATCGTCTCGTCGGCCATTGATGGACTGCGCGTCGCGGAGCAGATTGCCACCGAGCTAGCGTGA